One genomic window of Mucilaginibacter sp. SJ includes the following:
- a CDS encoding HAD family hydrolase, which translates to MIAGRGKNITFAGDMNDSLKNKYDSIIFDLDGTLWDSTANVALAWQAALSKVDYIQEEMTQERVRSITGMTYDAIFDKLFPELNIEQRKEVQSLCAVSELEILHTKGGELYPGLEETLKYLAANYKLYIVSNCQNGYIELFLDLNQLHGHFLGHQCFGTKGNPKADNIKDVVNDHQLKAPVYVGDTMGDYNAAKQAGVPFIFANYGFGVVPDGMIATISNFAGLKELL; encoded by the coding sequence GTGATAGCCGGCAGGGGTAAAAACATTACTTTTGCCGGCGATATGAATGATTCGCTTAAAAATAAATACGACAGCATAATTTTTGATCTTGATGGTACCCTTTGGGATAGTACCGCCAATGTGGCTCTTGCATGGCAGGCAGCTTTAAGCAAGGTAGATTATATTCAGGAAGAAATGACGCAGGAACGTGTGCGTTCCATCACCGGAATGACCTACGATGCCATTTTTGATAAATTATTCCCGGAACTAAATATTGAGCAACGTAAAGAAGTACAATCGCTCTGTGCTGTAAGTGAGCTGGAAATATTACATACCAAAGGAGGGGAGCTGTACCCCGGGTTAGAAGAAACGCTTAAATATCTTGCCGCAAACTATAAGCTTTATATTGTAAGCAATTGCCAAAACGGTTATATCGAACTGTTTTTGGATCTGAACCAATTGCATGGCCATTTTCTTGGGCATCAGTGTTTTGGCACAAAAGGAAACCCTAAGGCCGATAATATCAAAGATGTGGTTAACGACCACCAATTGAAAGCTCCGGTTTATGTAGGTGATACCATGGGCGATTACAATGCCGCCAAACAAGCCGGTGTACCTTTTATTTTTGCAAATTATGGTTTTGGCGTTGTGCCTGATGGCATGATAGCAACTATCAGTAATTTTGCCGGGCTTAAAGAGCTGCTTTAA
- a CDS encoding ABC transporter substrate-binding protein, with amino-acid sequence MKFIKYLPVAILLVFFVSCKPQTKSMQVPVVGFVDAFEDATISQARKGFTDALNKNGFSEEKKTVQIEYSNAQGDIPTLTQIVNHFVTDSVNLLATCTTLSTVTALQKTKYIPVFAMVSPTAERMKVVDASGKAPANLFGAVEELNYIDTSFSIIPKLLKPKGAKLVIGMIYNQSEPQSADALNRIKSLAAGLNVDIVALPLNTSADAQLVTQSLLSKNIDAFFANPDNTVFASFETILKNCNQKNIPIFTSEAGLVQRGAVAAFGADIYQWGYQAGEQAAQFLKTHKTDGLQPEMVKVRKRVYNPAAAKKYNITIPPNFEPVK; translated from the coding sequence ATGAAGTTTATCAAATATCTGCCGGTAGCTATATTACTTGTTTTTTTTGTATCCTGTAAACCCCAAACCAAATCAATGCAGGTGCCTGTAGTTGGTTTTGTTGATGCTTTTGAAGATGCCACCATATCACAGGCCCGCAAAGGTTTTACTGATGCTTTGAACAAAAATGGTTTCAGCGAAGAAAAGAAAACCGTTCAGATTGAATACAGCAATGCCCAGGGTGATATCCCAACGCTTACGCAAATCGTCAACCACTTTGTTACTGATAGTGTAAACCTGCTGGCAACTTGTACAACATTATCAACAGTAACAGCGCTTCAGAAAACAAAATATATTCCGGTTTTTGCCATGGTATCCCCAACTGCCGAACGGATGAAGGTAGTTGATGCCAGCGGGAAAGCACCCGCCAACCTTTTTGGTGCGGTAGAAGAGTTAAACTATATTGATACATCGTTTAGCATTATTCCCAAACTGCTTAAGCCTAAAGGCGCAAAACTGGTTATCGGGATGATCTATAATCAGTCGGAGCCGCAATCGGCCGATGCTTTAAACCGTATTAAATCATTGGCCGCAGGGCTAAACGTTGATATTGTAGCGCTTCCGTTAAATACCTCTGCCGATGCGCAGTTGGTTACGCAGTCGCTGCTAAGTAAAAACATCGACGCCTTTTTTGCTAACCCGGACAATACCGTTTTTGCATCTTTTGAAACCATCCTGAAAAATTGTAATCAAAAAAACATCCCGATTTTTACAAGCGAAGCAGGTTTGGTACAACGTGGAGCCGTAGCTGCTTTTGGGGCTGATATTTATCAATGGGGGTACCAGGCCGGCGAGCAGGCAGCCCAATTTCTTAAAACTCATAAAACCGATGGCCTGCAACCCGAAATGGTAAAGGTCAGAAAGAGGGTATATAACCCGGCTGCTGCTAAAAAATACAATATTACCATTCCGCCAAATTTTGAGCCTGTAAAATAA
- a CDS encoding ABC transporter permease — MDFYLTALLQGLCFSAIALGIYISMKIFNIPDITTDGSYTLGGVVTAVLLTNHQPAYVILPAVILAGAAAGALTGIIHTKLKINALLAGILVMTALYSVNLTILGRSNLPLINLPSLFTIVNVVSDPNQNTFWILAIFVIVITFLIGYLLKTDFGIAMRATGNSESMIRSLGVNTDRMKITGLALANALTALSGYLVAQFQGFADISMGIGIVIVGLGSVIIAETLINWFKLTSVWLSLVLVLAGAVIFQVVLAFTLSVGVDPKLLKIVTAGFVLVIVSLPRLSLLRSS; from the coding sequence ATGGATTTTTACCTTACCGCTTTACTGCAGGGCCTGTGCTTTTCGGCCATAGCGCTGGGGATTTATATATCCATGAAAATCTTCAATATTCCGGATATCACAACCGATGGCAGTTATACACTGGGTGGTGTGGTTACGGCAGTATTGCTGACCAATCATCAGCCTGCCTATGTTATTTTACCTGCTGTGATTTTGGCAGGCGCAGCAGCGGGGGCGCTTACCGGTATTATTCATACCAAATTAAAGATCAATGCACTGCTGGCCGGCATCCTGGTCATGACGGCGCTTTACTCGGTTAACCTTACTATTTTAGGCCGCTCAAATTTACCGCTTATCAATTTGCCTTCGTTATTTACCATAGTAAATGTTGTGAGCGACCCCAATCAAAATACATTCTGGATCCTTGCCATTTTTGTTATCGTGATCACTTTTTTGATCGGCTACCTGCTCAAAACCGATTTTGGCATAGCCATGCGGGCTACAGGTAACAGTGAATCCATGATCCGTTCATTAGGCGTAAATACCGACAGGATGAAGATTACCGGGCTGGCACTGGCCAACGCGCTCACGGCTTTGAGCGGTTACCTGGTAGCCCAGTTCCAGGGTTTTGCAGATATCAGCATGGGTATTGGGATTGTGATAGTAGGGTTAGGATCGGTGATCATTGCCGAAACATTAATTAACTGGTTTAAGCTTACCTCGGTATGGTTAAGTCTGGTATTGGTATTAGCAGGGGCAGTGATATTTCAGGTGGTTTTGGCGTTTACACTCTCAGTTGGTGTCGACCCTAAATTACTTAAAATAGTTACTGCCGGTTTTGTGCTGGTAATTGTAAGCCTGCCGCGTTTATCCTTATTAAGATCATCATGA
- a CDS encoding ABC transporter ATP-binding protein, giving the protein MITITDVHKTFNKGKANQVKAVNGITLEIKDGEFLVIVGSNGSGKTTMLNLIAGSVSPDNGTISIDGNDVTNMPDYKRSRWIARVFQNPLSGTAPDLSILDNFRLASIRTKRKGLSVGINDTFKKQVQEKVAGLGMGLQDKIDQPMGTLSGGQRQALTLLMSVMDSCKVLLLDEPTAALDPRSADVVMRTADTLIRDFNLTAVFITHNLKDAFNYGTRIIQMGEGLIINDLSGTAKASLKQNDLFDWFA; this is encoded by the coding sequence ATGATAACGATAACCGACGTACATAAAACATTTAATAAAGGTAAAGCCAACCAGGTAAAGGCGGTTAATGGCATTACACTGGAGATCAAAGACGGTGAGTTTTTGGTGATAGTTGGTTCGAATGGCTCAGGCAAGACCACGATGCTTAATTTAATTGCCGGTAGCGTATCGCCCGATAACGGCACTATAAGTATCGACGGTAACGATGTAACCAACATGCCTGATTACAAACGCAGCCGGTGGATTGCAAGGGTATTTCAAAACCCCTTGAGTGGTACAGCTCCTGATTTGAGCATTTTGGATAATTTCCGGCTGGCATCGATCCGCACAAAAAGAAAAGGTTTATCCGTTGGGATAAATGACACTTTTAAAAAACAGGTTCAGGAAAAAGTAGCCGGCCTTGGCATGGGTTTGCAGGATAAGATAGACCAACCGATGGGTACTTTATCGGGCGGGCAGCGGCAGGCGCTTACCCTGCTGATGAGTGTAATGGACAGTTGCAAGGTTTTACTGCTCGATGAACCCACGGCAGCCCTCGACCCACGTTCGGCCGATGTAGTAATGCGGACGGCTGATACACTGATCCGCGATTTTAATTTAACGGCGGTATTCATTACGCATAATTTGAAGGATGCTTTTAATTATGGCACACGAATAATACAAATGGGCGAAGGGTTGATTATTAATGACTTATCGGGTACGGCCAAAGCTTCTTTAAAACAAAACGACTTGTTCGACTGGTTTGCATAA
- a CDS encoding tetratricopeptide repeat protein, translating into MDNYYSIEEKYLQAVDELSFGETPKGLNILNQIIADEPFFARAHYQLGMIYYYKIQDYQTAGYHFKTCMELEPSFPDNYTHYLDLVVFLGMDKLVSTISARALTTPGVNKARTLELLGLFYEKQKDWNKSLGYYQEAFMEVTEKDERKDIEDSFKRVRSKMKQKQAYLYFITE; encoded by the coding sequence ATGGACAATTATTATTCAATAGAAGAAAAGTACCTCCAGGCTGTTGATGAACTATCGTTCGGAGAGACACCTAAAGGCCTAAACATATTAAACCAGATCATCGCTGATGAGCCATTTTTTGCAAGGGCACATTACCAGTTGGGGATGATCTACTATTACAAGATCCAGGATTACCAAACCGCAGGTTATCATTTTAAAACTTGTATGGAGCTGGAACCATCGTTTCCGGATAATTACACCCATTATCTTGATCTGGTCGTATTCCTGGGAATGGATAAGCTGGTTTCAACAATTTCGGCCCGGGCCTTAACCACACCGGGAGTGAACAAGGCCCGCACCTTAGAGTTGCTTGGTTTGTTTTATGAAAAGCAAAAGGACTGGAATAAATCCTTAGGTTATTACCAGGAAGCCTTCATGGAAGTAACTGAAAAAGACGAGCGTAAAGACATTGAAGATAGTTTTAAACGCGTACGCTCAAAAATGAAGCAAAAACAGGCTTATCTCTATTTCATTACCGAATAA
- a CDS encoding IS4 family transposase, with protein MGQPNLTGLFRRLKAELFDHGFLDTLAKNTGVIKRLRKISGSDLLDTLLFDSNQSFNGMSMQLMLRHSLNISKQALHQKYNEGLTEFIKGALERLLAIELPCREIQGLEINIKDSTRFALPEAMADVYPGTKGCGIKAGAALQFEFGIKSGSCDIRLTPGNCNDQKESHLDQQMIRPGVLYMRDLGYSHIAYMSNIIEKKAFFVNKLSPKTSIHILRNEVYQELDLTALQKSGKAFDGLVYIGKDKLPVRMIIEPVSDEIKNNRISHTDKYNKKKGHQTTALFKLRAGFNFIVTNLDSTYSAELIRKLYHLRWQIELVFKGWKSSLKIHQMPKGNTHRITCALYSKLLWAMLSWKITMSIGKIGEVSILKVHSFIASGMQELRLQLWGLSSKWLDMLEQLPFYKLLKEQKKGRLKTEEIVIII; from the coding sequence ATCGGCCAACCAAACCTGACAGGGTTATTTAGACGCTTAAAAGCGGAATTATTTGACCATGGATTTCTTGATACCCTTGCTAAAAACACGGGAGTGATCAAACGTTTAAGGAAGATAAGCGGATCAGATCTTCTGGATACGCTGCTATTTGACAGCAATCAATCATTTAATGGCATGAGTATGCAGCTGATGTTAAGGCATTCACTTAATATATCAAAACAGGCCCTGCATCAAAAGTATAATGAAGGGCTGACGGAGTTTATCAAAGGGGCTCTGGAGCGACTTTTAGCGATAGAATTGCCTTGTAGAGAGATACAAGGGCTTGAGATCAACATCAAAGATTCCACACGTTTTGCCTTACCGGAGGCAATGGCGGATGTTTATCCGGGGACAAAAGGCTGCGGGATAAAAGCTGGCGCGGCCCTGCAGTTTGAGTTTGGGATCAAAAGTGGAAGTTGTGATATCAGGCTAACACCGGGCAATTGCAATGACCAGAAAGAAAGCCACCTCGATCAGCAGATGATTCGACCGGGTGTATTATACATGAGAGACCTGGGTTATAGCCATATTGCTTATATGAGCAACATTATCGAAAAGAAGGCATTCTTTGTCAATAAGTTAAGCCCCAAAACATCGATACACATTCTGCGTAATGAAGTATACCAGGAGCTGGACCTGACCGCTTTACAAAAATCAGGAAAAGCATTTGACGGTTTAGTTTATATTGGAAAAGACAAGCTACCTGTCCGGATGATTATTGAACCGGTAAGTGATGAAATAAAAAACAACCGGATAAGCCATACCGATAAATACAACAAAAAGAAAGGCCATCAGACAACAGCGCTTTTCAAGCTCAGAGCAGGCTTTAATTTCATTGTAACCAACCTGGATAGCACTTACAGTGCCGAACTGATCCGGAAACTCTATCATCTCCGCTGGCAGATCGAGTTGGTGTTCAAAGGCTGGAAATCATCGTTGAAGATCCATCAGATGCCTAAAGGAAATACCCACCGTATCACCTGTGCACTTTACAGCAAACTATTATGGGCTATGTTAAGCTGGAAGATAACAATGTCAATCGGTAAGATCGGCGAGGTAAGTATCCTCAAGGTACACAGTTTTATAGCATCAGGTATGCAGGAGCTAAGGCTGCAATTGTGGGGATTAAGCAGTAAGTGGCTGGATATGCTCGAACAGCTTCCGTTTTACAAACTGCTTAAAGAGCAGAAAAAAGGACGGCTCAAAACAGAGGAAATTGTAATAATTATTTGA
- a CDS encoding Fic family protein, which yields MNYISVSEFAKKWKTPERTIRNYCATGKIKGAFLTGKTWNIPADAMLPEKETRKRFSDNVLLNNLKEQKDMKLKGGIYHRTQIDLTYNSNRIEGSKLTHDQTRYIFETNTIGATKESVNVDDIIETSNHFRCIDLIIDKAMSKLTETFIKELHFLLKSGTSDSRKDWFNVGEYKKLPNEVGGNETCHPKEVPAKMREILADYHSIQKKNLQDIINFHYQFEIIHPFQDGNGRVGRLIMFKECLANNIVPFIIDEDLKLFYYRGLQEWNHVKEYLLDTCLTAQDNYKAVLRYFEIEWIT from the coding sequence ATGAATTACATTTCGGTAAGCGAATTTGCAAAAAAATGGAAGACCCCGGAAAGGACCATACGGAATTACTGTGCTACAGGGAAAATTAAAGGAGCCTTCCTAACCGGTAAAACCTGGAATATTCCCGCAGATGCAATGCTACCGGAAAAAGAAACCAGGAAAAGATTTAGTGACAATGTTTTGCTAAATAATTTGAAAGAGCAAAAGGACATGAAACTTAAAGGTGGTATATATCACCGTACGCAGATTGACCTAACCTATAATTCCAATCGTATTGAAGGAAGCAAACTAACTCATGACCAAACCAGGTATATTTTTGAGACCAATACTATTGGAGCTACTAAAGAAAGTGTCAATGTAGATGACATTATTGAGACGAGCAATCACTTTCGTTGTATCGATCTGATCATCGATAAAGCAATGTCCAAACTAACAGAAACATTTATAAAGGAATTACATTTTTTGCTAAAATCGGGCACTTCCGACAGCAGAAAAGATTGGTTTAATGTTGGTGAATACAAAAAGCTCCCAAACGAAGTGGGAGGTAATGAAACATGTCATCCAAAGGAAGTTCCAGCAAAAATGAGAGAAATACTCGCTGATTACCACAGTATCCAAAAGAAAAACCTTCAAGATATTATTAACTTCCATTATCAGTTTGAAATTATTCATCCTTTTCAGGACGGCAACGGCCGTGTCGGTCGATTGATCATGTTTAAAGAATGCCTTGCCAATAATATTGTACCATTTATTATAGATGAAGACCTGAAGCTCTTTTATTACAGAGGATTGCAGGAGTGGAATCACGTAAAAGAATATCTGTTAGATACCTGTCTTACAGCTCAGGATAATTATAAGGCCGTACTACGGTATTTTGAAATAGAGTGGATAACTTAA
- the ctlX gene encoding citrulline utilization hydrolase CtlX: MSQSTSHILMICPVNFGFNEETAASNAFQNPDAEKNGVQERALSEFNSMVNILRHNGVDVSVVDDTPQPYTPDSIFPNNWVSFHNDGGVFLYPMQAENRRLERREDIITNLEDKFKVAHVIDLSRFERDHCFLEGTGSMVLDRENKIAYACLSPRTDKDVLNYFCEQSGYQPISFEAIDEKGKAIYHTNVLMCIGSRFAVICLNSIPNPHERITVIESLKSSHKEIIEITFEQMNQFAGNMLEVKNKAGDALIVMSQNAFSALTEAQRSALQQYGKLVYADINTIETNGGGSARCMMAEVHLPVK; the protein is encoded by the coding sequence ATGAGTCAATCAACATCACATATATTAATGATCTGCCCGGTTAATTTCGGGTTTAACGAAGAAACCGCTGCAAGCAATGCCTTCCAAAACCCTGATGCCGAAAAAAATGGCGTACAGGAAAGAGCCTTGAGTGAGTTTAATAGTATGGTTAACATTTTGCGCCATAATGGTGTAGATGTTAGCGTTGTAGATGACACCCCACAGCCCTATACGCCCGATTCAATATTTCCTAACAACTGGGTATCTTTTCATAACGATGGCGGCGTTTTCCTTTACCCTATGCAGGCCGAAAACCGCCGGCTTGAGCGCAGGGAAGATATCATAACTAACCTGGAGGATAAATTTAAAGTAGCCCATGTAATTGACCTGAGCCGTTTTGAGCGTGACCACTGCTTTTTAGAAGGTACCGGCAGTATGGTACTTGACAGGGAGAATAAGATAGCCTACGCATGCCTGTCTCCCCGGACAGATAAAGATGTGCTTAATTATTTCTGTGAGCAATCGGGGTATCAGCCCATTAGTTTTGAAGCTATAGATGAAAAAGGCAAGGCTATTTATCATACCAATGTATTGATGTGCATCGGCAGCCGGTTCGCGGTGATCTGCCTAAACAGTATTCCTAACCCGCATGAAAGAATAACGGTTATCGAATCGTTAAAATCATCGCACAAAGAAATTATTGAGATCACTTTTGAGCAGATGAACCAGTTTGCAGGCAATATGCTGGAGGTGAAGAACAAAGCCGGTGATGCTTTGATCGTGATGTCGCAAAACGCTTTCAGCGCTTTGACTGAAGCGCAACGTTCCGCTTTACAACAGTATGGAAAGCTGGTTTATGCTGATATAAATACCATAGAAACCAACGGTGGCGGCAGCGCAAGGTGTATGATGGCAGAGGTGCATTTGCCGGTTAAATAG
- a CDS encoding arginine deiminase family protein, with the protein MTITNSDFKIDVTSEIGTLRTLLIHSPDSGLGKVVPSKAQDWLFEDIIHLDTVRRNEYDYYVKLLLYFLDPDKIKGKLHQIDDEATRRSFFKPDNAGFHSSDKVIEIQTLLADILQQPDIRKKLVAAVCAVESCNYRLQRQLTDTDPVELAKIFISGSLTTEEMIFAPIPNLIFSRDLGIAVNNHMLLNKPAKKARFRETLLMRYIFFNHPLFEAYRDNILEIPETAQHFLRPGEDAEGRTTLEGGDVMMVSPDHLVIGCSERTSVSGANEAIRLLFEHDVVKKVTIVKIPNKRDYMHIDTVFTQVKRDTWVLLRSLAVAEAPIEEREPISWFADKKQKERAEIVQFEKDEKPRLFGCIEDLLSDISENDLKSGVKTKFIYSGNNTFPFDAREQWTDSCNLLALKEGVVVGYDRNDKTVEAFKESDFNVIRVAELLQKFENNELDPQSLTDTLILMPSAELSRARGGFHCMSMPVFRDTVI; encoded by the coding sequence ATGACAATAACCAACTCCGATTTTAAAATAGATGTAACCTCCGAAATTGGTACACTCCGCACTTTGCTTATTCATAGTCCGGATAGCGGTTTGGGCAAAGTTGTGCCTTCAAAGGCGCAGGACTGGCTTTTTGAAGATATAATTCACCTGGATACGGTACGCAGGAATGAATACGATTACTACGTAAAGCTGTTGCTCTATTTTCTTGACCCGGATAAAATAAAAGGCAAGCTGCATCAAATTGATGATGAAGCAACGCGCCGTTCGTTTTTTAAACCCGATAATGCAGGCTTCCATTCATCAGATAAGGTTATCGAGATCCAAACCCTGCTGGCCGATATTTTACAGCAGCCGGATATCCGTAAAAAACTGGTAGCTGCTGTATGCGCGGTTGAAAGCTGCAATTACCGTTTACAACGGCAGCTTACCGATACTGACCCGGTTGAGCTGGCCAAGATCTTTATTTCGGGTTCGTTAACAACCGAAGAAATGATCTTTGCCCCTATCCCCAATCTTATTTTTTCGAGGGATTTGGGTATAGCGGTTAATAATCATATGCTGCTCAACAAGCCGGCAAAGAAAGCCCGTTTCCGCGAAACTTTGCTGATGCGTTACATATTTTTCAATCATCCGCTGTTTGAAGCTTACCGCGATAATATTTTGGAGATTCCTGAAACCGCGCAGCATTTTTTACGCCCGGGCGAAGATGCTGAAGGCCGCACAACTTTAGAAGGCGGCGATGTGATGATGGTAAGTCCTGATCATTTAGTGATTGGCTGCAGCGAGCGGACATCTGTCAGCGGTGCTAATGAAGCGATCAGGCTCCTGTTTGAGCACGATGTAGTGAAGAAGGTAACCATCGTAAAAATTCCAAACAAGCGTGATTATATGCATATCGATACTGTTTTTACGCAGGTAAAGCGCGATACCTGGGTACTACTCCGCTCGCTTGCGGTGGCCGAAGCCCCCATTGAAGAACGCGAGCCGATATCATGGTTTGCCGATAAAAAACAAAAAGAACGGGCGGAAATTGTACAGTTTGAAAAAGATGAAAAACCAAGGCTATTTGGTTGTATTGAGGACCTGCTTTCTGACATCAGCGAGAACGACCTCAAAAGCGGTGTAAAAACCAAGTTTATTTACTCGGGCAACAACACCTTCCCCTTTGATGCCCGTGAACAGTGGACAGACTCCTGCAACCTGCTGGCCTTAAAAGAAGGCGTTGTTGTTGGATATGATCGGAATGATAAAACTGTAGAGGCTTTTAAAGAAAGCGATTTTAATGTGATCAGGGTAGCCGAGCTGCTTCAAAAATTTGAGAATAATGAACTTGATCCGCAAAGTTTAACTGATACGCTAATATTAATGCCTTCAGCCGAACTTTCCCGTGCCCGTGGTGGTTTCCATTGCATGAGCATGCCGGTATTCAGGGATACTGTAATTTAA
- a CDS encoding helix-turn-helix transcriptional regulator, giving the protein MHIERFTPGEILKPFIRQYVFIETANDLVNRILPDTSLVMAFRYGGKISDITEAHSGKLPSSLITGLKKSPRLINYASGTGNMLVLFKAAGATAFFKNPLHELFETTLPLDNFIDRCELVLIEEQLAEAANNQQRVIITEQFLLKHIESHKQDQLIISALQKVRLSKGMIKIKDLADTHYISQDAFEKRFRRVVGTSPKQFSNIIKIRSIVDSKPKNGSLSQVALEAGYFDQPHFNKEFKLFTGLNPTDFFKIPQAW; this is encoded by the coding sequence ATGCATATTGAACGCTTTACGCCCGGCGAAATACTAAAGCCTTTTATACGGCAATACGTTTTTATCGAGACTGCAAATGATCTGGTCAATCGTATTTTGCCCGATACATCGCTGGTAATGGCGTTCAGGTACGGTGGCAAGATTAGCGATATTACCGAGGCACATAGCGGTAAACTTCCCTCTTCTTTGATCACCGGCTTAAAAAAATCGCCCAGGCTAATTAATTACGCATCAGGCACAGGCAATATGCTGGTTTTATTTAAAGCAGCCGGAGCGACAGCGTTTTTTAAAAATCCGCTTCATGAATTGTTTGAAACAACTCTGCCGCTTGATAACTTTATTGACCGGTGTGAATTAGTGTTAATTGAAGAACAACTGGCAGAAGCTGCCAATAATCAGCAACGGGTAATCATCACCGAACAATTTCTGCTTAAACATATTGAAAGCCACAAACAGGACCAGTTGATCATATCTGCCCTGCAAAAGGTCCGCTTATCAAAAGGCATGATCAAAATTAAGGACCTTGCCGATACACATTATATAAGCCAGGATGCATTTGAAAAACGCTTCAGGCGAGTGGTTGGTACTTCGCCAAAGCAGTTTTCCAATATCATTAAGATCAGGTCGATAGTTGATAGTAAACCTAAAAACGGTTCGCTCAGCCAGGTAGCTTTAGAAGCCGGGTACTTTGATCAGCCGCATTTCAATAAGGAATTTAAACTGTTTACAGGGTTAAACCCCACCGATTTCTTTAAAATACCGCAAGCCTGGTAA